In one window of Henckelia pumila isolate YLH828 chromosome 1, ASM3356847v2, whole genome shotgun sequence DNA:
- the LOC140870609 gene encoding B3 domain-containing protein At2g33720-like, translating to MAFTASSSGEENHRGQASLNVSTSDACSTTIVLFGVAITAPISDSQIDDHWTIKKKLHKSDVDGSSRLLLGMKAVEKHVLPHVGDFDKKIGVDIVFYDVDTKTEHRLTLKTWITKSYTLIKGWKKDFVKRRGLRTNDEIGLRWEEQHGRFEFTLLNKAEIVFF from the coding sequence ATGGCATTCACCGCTTCTTCTTCCGGAGAAGAGAATCACCGCGGCCAAGCTTCTCTTAATGTTTCCACCTCCGATGCATGTTCGACAACTATCGTACTGTTCGGAGTAGCGATCACCGCCCCGATTTCGGATAGTCAAATCGACGATCATTGGACGATCAAGAAAAAGCTGCACAAGAGCGACGTGGACGGATCGTCGAGGCTTCTGCTAGGAATGAAAGCTGTTGAAAAGCATGTGTTGCCTCACGTGGGAGATTTCGACAAGAAGATAGGTGTGGATATTGTTTTCTACGACGTCGATACGAAGACGGAGCACAGGCTTACGCTGAAAACGTGGATAACTAAGAGCTACACCCTCATCAAAGGTTGGAAGAAAGATTTCGTTAAAAGACGAGGACTCAGAACGAACGACGAAATCGGGCTTCGCTGGGAAGAACAACATGGAAGATTCGAGTTTACACTACTCAACAAGGCAGAGATCGTTTtcttttga